In Xiphias gladius isolate SHS-SW01 ecotype Sanya breed wild chromosome 6, ASM1685928v1, whole genome shotgun sequence, a single genomic region encodes these proteins:
- the arrdc2 gene encoding arrestin domain-containing protein 2: MTLSSIKSFTLELDGPADAAFTGGEEVSGQVVLELRRETRVHSMKVQGRGVATTHWLENRGMNSVYNDYTSKITYFRKRQHLIRDNGEVTVLPAGRHEFPFSFQLPEETLVTSFEGKHGSIRYWVKVKLHRPWATVKKLKKEFTVIEPIDINTPALLAPQAGTKDKMARAWYRNFGQVSVTAKIDRKGYTPGEVIPVFAEFDNSTSRSIVPKAYITQTQTFIARGTMKQKRSVVATLCGDIVGARSRETWHGRAIKIPPVGPSILQCRIIKVEYMLKVCVDVPGTSKLCLLLWSWCITIHPIIPGRTVSVSSQFLRVLTAVMTQQLNVWTSTVLLSQTSGLILPLFPTAPPDYSSVVTEEEAEQCNNTVAPQPAEDLSGILERPLMAFVQEFRFRPPPVYSEIDPNPQPFNMRPRCMTC, encoded by the exons ATGACGTTGAGTTCCATAAAGTCTTTCACGCTGGAGCTGGATGGTCCGGCTGATGCAGCGTTCACCGGCGGGGAGGAGGTGTCTGGCCAGGTGGTGCTGGAGCTCCGCAGGGAGACTCGAGTGCACTCCATGAAGGTGCAGGGTAGAGGGGTGGCCACGACACACTGGCTGGAGAACCGTGGCATGAACTCCGTCTATAACGACTACACCTCCAAGATCACTTACTTCAGGAAGAGGCAGCATCTGATCCGAG ATAACGGTGAAGTAACAGTCCTTCCTGCTGGCAGACATGAATTTCCATTCAGCTTCCAGCTACCAGAGGAGACACTGGTTACCTCCTTCGAGGGGAAACATGGCAGCATCCGCTACTGGGTCAAAGTTAAGCTACACAGGCCGTGGGCCACCGTCAAGAAGCTCAAGAAGGAGTTTACAGTCATCGAGCCCATCGACATCAACACACCGGCCTTACTG GCGCCACAGGCTGGAACGAAGGACAAGATGGCACGGGCTTGGTATCGCAACTTTGGACAGGTGTCTGTAACGGCAAAAATCGACCGCAAAGGCTACACACCAG GTGAGGTGATACCCGTCTTTGCGGAGTTCGACAACTCTACCTCCAGATCAATTGTGCCCAAAGCCTACATCACTCAGACCCAGACGTTCATTGCCCGCGGCACCATGAAACAGAAGCGCTCCGTGGTGGCCACACTGTGTGGTGACATCGTGGGCGCCAGAAGCCGGGAGACTTGGCACGGTCGCGCCATCAAAATCCCACCCGTGGGCCCCTCCATCCTGCAGTGCCGCATCATCAAAGTGGAGTACATGCTCAAG gtgtGTGTTGATGTTCCTGGAACATCAAagctgtgtctgctgctgtggtCATGGTGCATCACCATCCATCCCATCATCCCAGGCCGGACAGTGTCAGTCAGCAGCCAGT TTTTAAGAGTTTTAACTGCAGTGATGACTCAGCAGCTTAACGTTTGGACCTCTACTGTTCTGTTGAGTCAGACCAGTGGACTAATCCTGCCTCTTTTCCCCACAGCTCCTCCAGATTACAGCTCTGtggtgacagaggaggaggccgaGCAGTGCAACAACACGGTGGCCCCACAGCCGGCTGAGGACCTGAGTGGGATCCTGGAGCGTCCCCTCATGGCTTTTGTCCAAGAGTTTCGCTTCCGACCTCCGCCGGTGTACAGCGAG ATTGACCCCAACCCTCAGCCCTTCAACATGAGACCTCGATGCATGACGTGTTGA